In the Emys orbicularis isolate rEmyOrb1 chromosome 3, rEmyOrb1.hap1, whole genome shotgun sequence genome, one interval contains:
- the LOC135876169 gene encoding cytochrome c oxidase assembly factor 6 homolog isoform X2 — protein MAAPAALRMRTKSRSHVLSLLPSLLALWICIRSGVTASAVRLPEGRVIKMSAPSMEERKACWGARDEYWTCLDENMEDASRCQKLRCSFESRCPQQWVKYFDKRRDFLKYKEQLQAGEYQPPGTTEKS, from the exons ATGGCAGCCCCCGCAGCATTGCGCATGCGCACAAAATCCCGGTCCCATGTGTTGTCTTTGCTACCGTCACTTCTGGCTCTCTGGATCTGTATCCGGTCCGGGGTCACAGCCTCAGCTGTGCGGCTGCCGGAGGGACGCG tAATAAAAATGTCAGCGCCATCAATGGAGGAAAGGAAGGCTTGCTGGGGAGCCAGGGATGAATACTGGACATGCTTAGATGAAAATATGGAAGATGCATCTAGGTGTCAGAAGCTTAGATGTTCTTTTGAATCTAGGTGTCCACAGCAATGG GTAAAATACTTTGACAAAAgaagagactttttaaaatacaaagaacAGCTTCAAGCAGGAGAATATCAGCCTCCTGGGACTACTGAAAAGTCATAG
- the LOC135876169 gene encoding cytochrome c oxidase assembly factor 6 homolog isoform X1, which produces MSAPSMEERKACWGARDEYWTCLDENMEDASRCQKLRCSFESRCPQQWVKYFDKRRDFLKYKEQLQAGEYQPPGTTEKS; this is translated from the exons ATGTCAGCGCCATCAATGGAGGAAAGGAAGGCTTGCTGGGGAGCCAGGGATGAATACTGGACATGCTTAGATGAAAATATGGAAGATGCATCTAGGTGTCAGAAGCTTAGATGTTCTTTTGAATCTAGGTGTCCACAGCAATGG GTAAAATACTTTGACAAAAgaagagactttttaaaatacaaagaacAGCTTCAAGCAGGAGAATATCAGCCTCCTGGGACTACTGAAAAGTCATAG